Genomic window (Carassius carassius chromosome 36, fCarCar2.1, whole genome shotgun sequence):
ATGAGAAGGAAGAATCCACACATTCCCAAAATGCAGAAGAAGGTAGGAAGTCTGAACAGAACGCAGTGAGCAGATCTCCGTCGAAGGCTTCAGACGGCAGCGCAGAACGCTCTCAAATAGAGATAGCATTGGAAAGAAGCAAGAATGTGGACTTTAAACCTAAACAGTCTTTACATTTCACCGTCCCGCTGAAGCCTGACCCCGATTTCTCAGGAGCCGCCAAGAAAGAAGCAAGCACATACAAACCCTGTGCTCTACCTTTACGAATGCCCCAAATAGACTTGGGTCGTCATAACAAGAAGCCTTCCACTGAGAGCTTGGGAGAAGAGCTTCAGTCCTCGCCTCAGTGTAAGAGGAGAACAGACAGCGTGGTCAGCGCTGGAGCCTCGCCACAGTCACAGAGACACTTCAAGACCCCTAAACAAGCGGATGAGCCCAAGGACTCGCACCATTTCCCACTTGATCGCGTAGAGCACAAGTGGCTGGTGAAGTCTGCGGCTGGACAGTGGAATCAAGTATACGGCATGCTGTTAAAAGACACCCAGCTTGCAGAGAAGAAGGACTTCATGTCTGGGTTCACGGCTCTACACTGGGCTGTCAAGTGTGGAAACCTTGACATGGTGTGTAGGATTATTGAGGTGTCTAGAAAGAGCGATCATGGGGTGGATGTCAATGAAAAGTCCAATGGTGGATACACACCGCTTCACATCGCTGCCATCCACGATCAGCGCTCTTTGATTGACCTTCTAGTCCGTATATACGGTGCCAGTGGGAACATAAGAGACAACTGTGGTAAGAAACCCTACCACTACCTGCGCAACGGGGTGTCCAGAGAGCTGAGGGAGCTTCTCGGAGACCCGAAAGCTGTCGACCCGGAGGTGCATCATCAGGCCAGGGATGAGTGTGATGCACGGAAACACTCTATAGGTCACCTGTTCCTCGCTCATCCAGTGGGGCTTAAGAAAAAGAACAAGGGGAGAAACCAGTTCATCTCCGTCAGTGACgacggcagagagagagggatgagCCAGTGATGCAGAAACAGAGGCTGCTATCCGAGGTCTTCCCATAACTGAGACCAAATGTGGATTATGAGATTGATTTGGAGgcaatatttgtgaccctggagcacaaaaacagtcataagtAGCAATAGTTGACAATACATTGTACGGgttaaaatgatagatttttcttttacgccaaaaatcattaggatattaagtaaagatcgtgCTCCGATGaaggtattttgtaaatttttctaccgtaaatatataaaaacttaatttttgattagtgatatgcattgctaagaattcatttcaTTTCAACTCTAAAGatgattgttttttattatttagatttttttgcaccctcagattccagattttcaaatagttgcatctcagccaaatattgtccttctAACACACTATCAatgtaaagaaatgtaaaaaaaataataaaaaagacccttatgactggttttgtgatagGGTCAGGTTTGTGATCTAAATGAATCAGCCTTTATCTGAGATTCTAGAAGAATTATGTACTTCCAAAGACTtcttttaaagttaatttttaataCGAACGACGATATACCCTGCCGttcaaaatgcttttaaaataaatgaatactttaatTTTCAGCAGGAACACTTTaagttgatcagaagtgacagtaaagagatgTATGCTAcgaaagatttctgtttcatgtaaatgttgtatttttggaCTTTCTGTTCATTGAAGAATCCTAAAACAGAAATGTATTGCAGTTTGCACAAAACTGTTtgtcaactttgataataatcagaaatgttacttgaacagcaaatcagaatattattctgatttctgaagatcatgtgacactgaagactggagtaatgatgctgaaaatacagctttgattcaggggaataaatgtcattttacgatatattcacatagaaaattgttattttaaattagagtaatatttcccaatattactgtatttttaatcaactaAATGAAGCTATGGTGAGCAGAAAAATACTTCAGAAACATTGAAAATCTCACCAAATGGTGGTGCACTATACAGTATGTGAATCAATGTTTTTTGACCCCTCCAGATTTAAATGTAGCAATTAATGATGATTATAAATCATGAGGTTATTATGAAGGCTATTAGTATTATGGTGTAGGGAGCATGACTCAATTGGGAGCGTCCTAATTGTTCTTTTCTGGCTGTCAAGGCGTCACATGTTTGCACACGTTCAATTAGGTGTTGTGTCAAACTGGGCAAAATTTTAGAGAATATTTCTGTAATTAATATAGATGTTAACTATCTGAACACATTCAGTTCATGTTTTATACTGATCAACATGCTCATTTTTACTCAATAATAATGCTCATACCATCCctaaacaataaatacattttcttattcaAAAAATGTCTTCATATACAAAGATGAATGAATTGGACTTTTATGTAGTTTATGTCTTGTATAAATGAGAGATTGTTTCTTGAGCCAGCGATGAATAAGAACAGATTCAGACTCCCGTGAGCTGGTTAGATGCGGTTAGTCTTGCTGTACATGTGTGCTTGCTTTTAGAGGTCAGCCTCGCATTGCTGATCTGAGATCAGTAGTGGTTAATAAAGAAAGCCACACTTTAGATTGAGGAAAGGAAACCGGAGCTGGGAGTTTAAGCCAGCATGGGCCCTCGTGGATGACAAGATAGAATGTGAACAGTTTCGCTTACAGCTGCATCTCTTCTCGTTCCCACGATGCAGTGGATAAAAAAACTCTGGAGTCAGAGACCTTGTGCCCTTGAGACGGGACACATGTTCCTCCCGGCGCATTCATTAGAGGAGAATAAAATGCCAGGCTTTACTCTCAGAACATTACTGTATTGCTACAGCCGAGAGCTTAAAGATGGATGACCTTTgagaagttatatatatatatatatatatattggtggcCAAAATGATTAGAACATTAGTATTTCCAGCAGCTAAAAATAGTTAAGTCAGATATTTCCATCTGTgttagtaggaaatatcagtttacatttccaaacattgattttgccattaattgtaataatccagtgagatttttggaTTTTTGTTTGCCTCACACGGAGATGTGATCTGATcgtcatcagtctgtctggagtgacatgaagaaacagaacaaactgagacagactcgaTTCAGAAGAACTGTGTCTCcgagatgcttcaagaaacctccTGCAAAGCTCCTCAGAAACTTTGAGACACAGAGGATGTTTACACCAAAGTTTGATTTCATGTAGTTAacagaaattaattaataaagaaaatctaTTCATGACCAGTATCACTTATACCAGTACTGCTTCTGATAAATGCATTTCTCTCCACAATTTTAGCCATTAATTATAACATTTCAACATCACAGTATAATTGAAAgccattattttttacatttaataggcTTTAGAAAATAACATCTTTTCATTTTGTGAACTTAAAACGATCTTCACATAAAGCATAAAGTGTATAAACTATAAATggaatattaatgtttatttaagtgAATTAGAGAGCGAATGCTATTGAAGAGCATTCATTCACCTTTCTAAAACATCTAACCAGAGTTCAGGGAAGGTGCTGTTAGCTGCTTATTGCTCAGAAACCGCAGGACTATATATTCACCGGCTGAACGGAGgaaggatttattatttatttgcaagGCAGTGCTGCACTGATATTACTTAAATGATCATAACCCTGTTCTCCAGTGTATTAAACTTCTGCAATTAATTCAGACCAATGCATAtgaaaaatattcaaatgtttcaaatagacagtactttttttttttttttgctgtcttgCGAGAAATGCAAATCTTtttccaattattattaataatacatgcattactattattaatagaaCATTGGTTTCTTCTAGTCTATCATATTGCCATGGTTGCTGTTTTATGAAAGCAATAAGAAAATTACAGTGACTTTATCACAGGTTGCATGTCAGTAACTTCAGCTGCTGGGGGTAACATATAGTAactaatatttgaaaataataattttcttatatTAAAATGACCAAACAAACAAGCTCAGCCTGGTTgagaaaaagtaatgtaacacaattagttaccttttttttttttaagaaagtaatgcaacattgtaatgcattactttccccAACGCTGCCAATGATGGCAGATAAATAACAGAGACTCAAGTCGTTTCACCAGACACGTCTTTAAAGAGATTCTTCAAAAGTACTTGATCATTAAATACACATCCGACATAATAGTGGCAAGTGAAATTACAGGACAGAAGGGCATCAATGAAACAACAAAGCCCTGAAATTATTACAAATGAACATTTAGGATGCATTACAATATCCAAGTGGATGGTTCCTAATGAGAATGTGCAGTTTATTATCAAAGGTGCTTCTTTCTTCCGTTTTTGGTCTTGATTTTAGATTGTCATTCATCTACTTGAAGCTCTCGTTAAAACCTTCCTGGGCTCTTAAATAAAGCTTTCGAAAGTCAGGATAACACGATTCACAAATATCGAATGAACCCTTGCATCACAGTCACTTTCAGGCGTTACAGAGCCATGTGCAGGAGTCTGATGGAGGTAAACTGCAGAGTAAGGCCTCGAGCTGCTCCTCTCCTAAACGCCGTTTCTCTTCCAGGTCTTTCTGACGGATGAGTAGAGAGGCCTTGGTCTGAATGAAGCGCCGGTACTCCTGCAGCTGTGTGTCCGTCAGCTGTTTGGAGAGGAAGGTGGAGACCACGCGCTCCCGTCGGTCCAGGTTGTCCTTTAAGTCTTTGGCGTCCTCCCTCTGCTTGCACAGGAGATGGTAGCGGCTGTCCAGAGATTGCTGTGGATCGAGGAAAGTTGAGAGGATCACAATTCTGCTCATGTGTAACCCTAATAATAAGGGTCAATTTTCTGAAGTTCTGAGACTTATACTTCATCtagaagctgaataaatcatctctccattgatgtatggcttGTTATGATCTGATAATATTtatctgagatgcaactatttgaaaatctggaatctgagcaagcaaaaaaaaatctaaatattgagaaaatcatctttaaagttgttcaaatgaagttcttaggtatgcatatttctaatcaaaaaaaagttttgatatatttactgtaggaaatgtacaaaatatcttcatggaacatgatctttacttaatacactaatgatttttggcataaaagaaaaatgtatcatttcgacccatacaatgttttttttgaatGTAAAGCACAATCTTTACAttctttacaaaatattttttcagtgaaaaaaatGGCCACTAGATGGCCCCAAAGATCTGACTGGAGCAAATGTActgaaaaaaagctaattttcttctttatgcatttagatataatatatacattaacaCCAAAAAGGCACAATATAATTCAGATGGATTTTGACTGGACATGTGTTTACTGGCCTTCAGCCGGTCATCTTTCTATGATGCAATAATTCCtgtcatcattattattgttacagtTGTTGTGTGAATCCGTTTTTAAAACAGGAGTGAGCAACAGAAACAGTTCCTACAAATATAATTCTAGTAAAGTTATAAGCTACACTGCAGCTCAATAGTTCGCCgtcaaaaagattttaaaatgttttttaaagaagtcaaaGGCTGCAATGACTTCTTTGTCTGTTTTGCAATGGAAAATACTCATTGTATTGTGCATCTCGTTTATGgcatcaatctttttttttaaaagactgtCGCTCTCAAAGCAACTTGAGCAGTCTTTATGGCCTGATTCAGACACTCACTCTCTCCTCCGTGTCCATGCTGTCGTCTGCAGTGCTGAGGGCGTTCTGCACACGGGCCAGACGGGCCGACAGACACAGCAGCAGACTGACCACACGCTCCAGGTCCTCTATAAACTGTGTGTAGCGCTCCAGCTCGGCTGACACACAGCTGTCTCGTACCAGAGCCTCCAGAGCATGGCCTCGCTCTGCGTTCACCTTCTCCTCGCTCTGGACGCCGGAGCGCACTTCCTCCAGACACTTCAAGTGCTCCTCTATGTGTGCCATCAGCCGCCTCTGTATGTGAGCAGATGCAAAGAGGAACCGCAGACACAGAGATAGGTTTATTTGGGATAGCAGATACTGTACACATAAGCTTCCAGAATGCAATGTAAGAGTGCAGGTTTCTAAAGTAAAAATCCCATGCATTTTCCCCACAGACCTTTATAAATCTTTCAGGAAAGATCTGCGAGGTAAAGATACATGCTTATCTAGAATCGAATCTGTAACTGTGGAAAAAGTGGAGTTTAGGACATATGcttaactgttttatttcctatctgggtttatgtatatgctttattttttttaagatttatagtttatttcatttcaaaagGCACAGTTACTTTCATAGCTAttcaaagatttgatttcaaaaacattatcatAGCTATACAATGGTTTCTTGATAAAAGATGTGCTAAAGTTTGATTTTGCGGCGGATGTGctttgaaattaatttattataatcttAGTTCAAgtgaaggattttgaaagtctgacagtaatcagcaTTGagctttaaatgtttcaaattggAAAAcatattagaaataaaaaaatctgttttattaataaagttaaaacttattacattttaaattgggtaacttgtaacctattacatttctaaagtaaccttcccaaaacTATATACATATTCTATGTTTTCAAGTAATAAGAGTACCTTTTTATCGATGATATCGGTGTTGCTCAGGACATGGTTCTGGTTTGAGAGAACAGACTGATTGTTCACAGATGAAGGAAGGTTCAGTGGTTTCTCATCTACTGGCATCTCAGCGCtttagaaacaaaaacaaatatgaaaaataaacatgcagcagaaaatgtcattttaaaactgATTTGAGTGAAATATGAAGAGCTCTGTATCAATCTCAAAATGTtccaaattcaattcaagtttatttgtgaaGCGCTTTTCACGATACGAATcaatgcaaagcaactttacagaaaattatgtttttacaatttgtttagtAGTGGCTTTTCAGTGTTGACAGTGATGTCAAATGATGCACAAATACAATTATCGtgcttcacaaacacacagcagacTCCAGTCCAGTTTTAATATgctaataatgcaataaacattaaacaaatattacaaaatacagTTTTTGGAAGTGAGAAAAAACAGCCAGTtacattttacagatttttgaTCAGGTTTAAGAACAGAATCATTTATTTTAAGCCCTTtgtagtgcacgatccaaacttaaatttttataattcatgactgaaaagattttgtaacatgatattgatttaccattttcatggtaatacaatgtctgattttaaaatgggttttaaaggatgaattttgagattttaagttttcagttgatttctgatgatttctaaaatgtgatagagaaaaaggcaatgaagaagtctttttttaaacaaaggtcaaaactcctgttaaaatgtagatttttgagggtgcactcttgtcataaattaatctattacttttcctacatcatttttaacaaaaaacattggtaaaatatatatttgggagacttagacctttccaacgatatattgtttgtcaagattagattagatttaattgtaatatagtgaagtaaatatAGGCGTCCcatatacgggacggggtgacagttaaagggttaattatatgcacatttaaaacATAGGAAAGGACTAGATGCTTTTGTTGTGTGTATTTAACAGATGTGCAGTAGTCACCTGTGAGCAGCATCTTCTGGGTTAGTAACCTTCTGCTCCTGTTTGTTCCTGTAGTGCTCCTCCATTAGAAAAGTATCCTCAGACAACAGCTGCTCCATCAGCATCAGTGCTGTCTTCCTATTGGTTATGGGGTAAAGAATGCGAGCTAACGATTGGTCAGCTGTGACCACGTCCCGAACCAGCACCTCCCACTCCAGTTTGTTCGCTGGACAGCTCCCTTCCATCACAACAGGGCCGTCTTCCTTCTTCACGTTCCCGTCTTGTTCCCTATTAAGTGCAGGTGCCAAGCTGGACTCGGTTTCCTGAATGCCAGGAAGTGTTGTGATAGACATGGTTTTGTTCTTATCAGATGGGCTACACGGTGCATTCTGGGGTTCAGCAGAAGATGCCGTTTCAGTAGATGGCCAATAGTTTGCCTCCGATTCATTTATCACAGAAGCTGAGATCCACAGACTGGGATCTGTCGTGACTCCGTGACCGAGAGAAACCTCTTGATTAGAGAGAGATGTCTCACTCTTATCTTGAGGACAAGGTTGCTTgctgtaatatattaaaataaacatcatATTAAAAGGATACTTTCAATAcagccacacatacacacatcaagTATGCTCATCAGCAATGGATTCAGATATACCTGACTTCCAGCCTGCAGTGACTGGGCATCGGCAGAGCCATGTCTTCTTTATTTTTTCGTCCATTGTGTAAAGCTGTATGGATTTCTTCATCACCAGATGACACATGCTTTATGAAAGGGGTTAGGAGTGGGTTGTCAGGGCCTGCTCGAGAGATATCCATGTGTTCTCCAGAGCTGTGAATCCTCCTATGTGTGCGTCTTCCTTCAGCAAGAAATGCCATCGTTCTCCTCTCTGTACCAGGCATGACCTGTCTGTCCTGCACTTGATCAAGCTGCTCTGAACTTTTACTGAGAACCTCAGGTCTTGTGACCCTGGATACACCAAGCTCTTCCATAGATTTCCCTCTTGAAGCTCTGACTTGTATGTGCCGCTCATCAGGGACAGATGCTGTGTGACTCTGATGGACTACTGTGTCTTCCTCTATTTTCCTTTGAACACTGAAAAATAATTCAAGGGTTTCTGTTCAGTAAAATGAAGAACTAAAATGTCTTATTGTATATCTTTAGTTAAGCTTGATAACATTCAATTTGTGGTTAATAACTGGATAACTTTCCTGAGGTAAATGCAAAGTGCCGTATTGATCACAAGCTGTTTTATTCGCAGTTGAAACACTTGTGCTCTATTTATACACATGCCTTCTGacgttcattcatgtttatttcacaatataacatatTAAGAGTGCTCTGATGACTTGTGATCCGTGCTAATGCTTGATCTGTCCTGACACTTTTAAGATCATCAATACAgcatttattgtttaaatttgtgataaaaagtacattatttgagAGCTGAGACTAAAGTAAAAAAAGGACCTGGCAACACTGACTTGAACTACAGGGGTCAAATACTCCCTGcgttaaaatcttaatttttgacCCCTTACCTGTCACCcaccatttttggcatggagattaaaatgacatacccaaaataaaaaggtttctgctcatgattctttctgactagatacataatcaacatatgttcacaaagctgacacttcaaagtttactgttcaggaatcagaattactcagactgttatgataatagagatatataagctaaaaaacatttttaaaatgtattaaaaaaactgtttatgt
Coding sequences:
- the LOC132116815 gene encoding ankyrin repeat domain-containing protein SOWAHA-like: MALTQEAILNTLLEGKGKVKHSELLNKFQEPLNCSDPAEKKQNRDLFKTFVNNIAVVKEFQDAKYIVLKKVYNHLLLEASNDENAPREDCGRDGSHPEEDEKEESTHSQNAEEGRKSEQNAVSRSPSKASDGSAERSQIEIALERSKNVDFKPKQSLHFTVPLKPDPDFSGAAKKEASTYKPCALPLRMPQIDLGRHNKKPSTESLGEELQSSPQCKRRTDSVVSAGASPQSQRHFKTPKQADEPKDSHHFPLDRVEHKWLVKSAAGQWNQVYGMLLKDTQLAEKKDFMSGFTALHWAVKCGNLDMVCRIIEVSRKSDHGVDVNEKSNGGYTPLHIAAIHDQRSLIDLLVRIYGASGNIRDNCGKKPYHYLRNGVSRELRELLGDPKAVDPEVHHQARDECDARKHSIGHLFLAHPVGLKKKNKGRNQFISVSDDGRERGMSQ